Proteins encoded in a region of the Anopheles ziemanni chromosome 2, idAnoZiCoDA_A2_x.2, whole genome shotgun sequence genome:
- the LOC131293645 gene encoding serine protease grass-like: MRKMRLRPALAALLIVTNAWSVFAQLDPACTTPANKNGFCVAIERCRNIYNLLNGGNPTRGHLNYIKRAACTLPNVERSICCQPEEVNQLVTTTTTTTTTAAPPGTMLSLNTPPIKSVPLAADDTVVNWDLFQMDLCGLSTYDRIAHGNKTRPFEFPWMVVLRYQTSNGLEDKCGGSLINNRYVLTAAHCVRTPSSSKLVKVRLGEHDKTAPEDCITYQDGEVECAPPAYDVDIEEMIIPKDYNRPIRFRHDIALIRMAEQITYSDSVKPICLPVDEGVQKQLPPKYIITGWGTTEEQAVSQLLLQAFVHHVAIPECQQKMNDNFLAVTLADPWQLCARGGNLTDSCQGDSGGPLAFTVSIGGSAKMVQFGVVSAGVRSCGKESVPGIYTSVPAYMKWIVANMRP, translated from the exons ATGAGAAAAATGCGTCTACGGCCAGCGCTAGCAGCGCTATTGATAGTCACAAATGCTTGGAGTGTATTCGCAC AGTTAGATCCGGCGTGCACAACACCAGCCAACAAAAATGGCTTCTGCGTGGCGATCGAGCGCTGCCGGAACATTTACAACCTGCTCAACGGTGGCAATCCAACCCGCGGTCACCTGAACTACATAAAAAGAGCTGCCTGTACGCTACCGAACGTAGAGCGCAGTATTTGCTGCCAGCCAGAAGAAGTAAACCAATTggtaaccaccaccaccaccaccaccacgacggCTGCCCCTCCCGGCACAATGCTTTCACTGAATACCCCACCTATCAAGAGCGTCCCTTTGGCCGCTGACGACACGGTGGTCAACTGGGACCTGTTCCAGATGGACCTGTGTGGCCTCAGTACGTACGACCGGATAGCGCATGGGAATAAGACACGTCCTTTCGAGTTTCCGTGGATGGTGGTGCTGCGGTACCAAACAAGCAATGGACTTGAAGACAAGTGTGGCGGTTCGCTGATCAACAACCGTTACGTGCTGACCGCGGCCCATTGCGTCAGGACTCCAAGCAGCTCCAAACT AGTTAAAGTGCGTTTGGGTGAACACGATAAAACTGCACCCGAAGATTGCATCACGTATCAAGACGGTGAGGTTGAATGTGCTCCACCAGCTTATGACGTCGACATCGAGGAGATGATTATTCCTAAAGATTACAACCGTCCGATTAGGTTCCGGCACGATATAGCACTGATCAGGATGGCTGAACAAATTACGTACTCCG acTCGGTCAAACCGATTTGCTTGCCGGTGGACGAAGGTGTGCAAAAACAGCTACCACCTAAGTACATCATCACCGGCTGGGGTACGACGGAGGAACAAGCCGTTTCCCAGCTGCTACTGCAAGCTTTCGTACACCATGTAGCAATACCCGAGTGCCAGCAGAAGATGAACGATAACTTCCTTGCCGTCACACTGGCAGACCCGTGGCAACTGTGTGCAAGAGGGGGAAATTTGACCGACTCTTGCCAAGGTGACTCGGGGGGTCCGCTTGCGTTTACCGTGTCCATTGGAGGGAGTGCGAAAATGGTGCAATTCGGAGTTGTTTCCGCCGGAGTTCGATCTTGCGGCAAGGAAAGCGTGCCCGGAATTTACACGAGCGTGCCCGCCTACATGAAATGGATAGTGGCAAACATGAGACCTTGA